A single region of the Ignavibacteria bacterium genome encodes:
- a CDS encoding S41 family peptidase, producing the protein MKRFEIILISMFLLTFSVGFFVASSDIYFEINKNIELFGKVYRDVTLNYVDEISPEKFMLSGIKGMLQTLDPYSVFIDESKKGEVDLLTTGKYGGVGILIGLKGDEISITEVMAGYSAQRQGLKVGDVIIEINRNKINRDNYDDISSLVRGEPGTEVHFKIRRSEESTEIEFHLIREEIQVKNLSFADFIPGEDGILYLKLDRFSRRAGEEIEEALNSLNHKEKTKMVVLDLRSNPGGLLQSAVDVLEKFIIPGEKLVEMRGRAPESNKSYSSVESPVFNNIPLAVLVDENSASASEIVAGCMQDLDRGIITGSPTFGKGLVQSILPLPYKATLKLTTAKYFTPSGRCIQKSEHSAMSKSVIIKSADSTNTNYKTKNNRIVKGSGGVTPDSVIINPELSDIALDFYKRAIFFKFAAKYLNENQNINLAKIPKDTFIQDFKSYLLLNKINYKSKFEKELDDVIEIAGKDNNLAGIISELHAIKNKSNLSVNNLIDKNADEIYWILISELASHLNGENGRIKYLLKSDHQLMETVKILKNRKLYNKLLNIN; encoded by the coding sequence ATGAAACGATTTGAAATAATACTGATATCAATGTTTCTTTTAACTTTTTCGGTCGGATTTTTTGTCGCAAGCAGTGACATTTACTTTGAGATCAACAAAAACATAGAACTTTTTGGCAAAGTATATAGAGATGTCACGCTAAATTATGTGGATGAAATATCACCCGAAAAATTCATGCTAAGTGGTATTAAAGGAATGCTTCAAACTCTTGATCCATATTCAGTATTTATTGATGAAAGCAAGAAAGGAGAAGTTGACCTGCTCACTACCGGCAAATATGGAGGCGTAGGAATTCTGATCGGCCTTAAAGGTGATGAAATTTCAATTACAGAAGTAATGGCCGGTTATTCTGCTCAGCGGCAGGGATTAAAAGTCGGAGATGTGATAATCGAAATAAATAGGAATAAAATTAATAGAGATAATTATGATGATATAAGTAGTTTGGTTCGAGGTGAGCCTGGCACCGAAGTTCATTTCAAAATCAGAAGATCAGAGGAATCTACCGAAATAGAATTTCATTTGATACGAGAAGAAATTCAGGTTAAGAATTTATCTTTTGCAGATTTCATCCCAGGTGAAGATGGGATTTTATATCTCAAGCTCGATCGTTTCTCCCGCAGAGCAGGGGAAGAGATTGAAGAAGCATTAAATTCTTTAAATCATAAAGAAAAAACTAAAATGGTTGTTTTAGATTTAAGGTCAAATCCTGGAGGATTGCTGCAAAGTGCCGTAGATGTCCTTGAAAAATTTATTATCCCGGGTGAAAAATTAGTCGAAATGAGAGGTAGAGCCCCAGAATCAAATAAATCTTATTCTTCAGTTGAAAGCCCAGTTTTCAATAATATTCCGCTTGCCGTTCTCGTTGATGAGAATTCGGCAAGTGCCAGTGAAATTGTTGCTGGATGCATGCAAGACTTAGACAGAGGAATAATTACAGGGAGTCCGACATTTGGCAAAGGTCTCGTGCAATCCATACTTCCTTTGCCTTACAAGGCAACTTTGAAATTAACTACAGCAAAATATTTCACTCCCAGCGGGAGATGTATCCAAAAATCTGAACATTCAGCTATGTCTAAAAGTGTAATAATTAAATCGGCTGATTCTACAAATACAAATTATAAAACTAAAAATAATCGCATAGTAAAAGGTTCGGGTGGTGTGACTCCGGATTCAGTAATAATCAATCCTGAGCTTTCTGATATTGCGCTGGATTTTTACAAGAGAGCTATATTTTTCAAGTTTGCTGCTAAATACTTGAATGAGAATCAAAATATTAATTTAGCCAAAATACCGAAGGACACATTTATTCAAGATTTTAAATCTTATCTACTGTTAAATAAGATTAACTACAAATCAAAATTCGAAAAGGAACTTGACGACGTCATTGAAATTGCCGGAAAAGATAATAATTTAGCAGGAATTATTTCAGAGCTTCATGCAATAAAAAACAAAAGTAATTTATCCGTGAATAATTTGATAGATAAAAACGCCGATGAAATTTACTGGATATTAATTTCAGAACTTGCAAGTCATCTTAATGGTGAAAACGGCAGAATCAAATATTTGTTGAAGTCCGACCACCAACTTATGGAAACGGTAAAAATATTAAAGAACCGAAAGCTGTACAATAAACTTTTGAATATAAATTAA
- a CDS encoding 4Fe-4S dicluster domain-containing protein: protein MKTIIFTIILITAFTFFFYNLRRMFGYLKIGQKDNRFDKPLLRFKNVILIGIGQSKLLREPFAGFMHAFIFWGFLALIIVVVESIIQGFIHDFHFSGLKSVYSIITATQDIFSVLIVLSVLAAIYRRFIRKVERLKSEHDGNLDAAFILGMILIVITSMVAQNVFNTNISEYDSRFMSPAISANLDFSGIDVNFYYELFWWIHIVTIFVFVNYLPFSKHFHVITSLPNVYFAKLEQQRDQISPINLEDESLTHFGALDVEHLTWKQLFDGYTCTECGRCTSACPANNTGKTLSPRKVIMDIRQRVLDRAKQNSAITGEDQIKTLVHNYISDEEIWACTTCNACVHECPVMIEHVDSIVEMRRGLVLSEANFPNELNVVFKNFETNFTPWAFSYEERADWAEGLDIPIANHNNDAEYLFWVGCAGSFDERYKKVSRAFSQLMKKGGISFKILGKEEKCNGDAARRLGNEYLAQILMKENIQTLEKYNIKKIITACPHCFHSLKNEYKQFGGNYEVYHHSEIIGKLIKEGSINLQNELAKTVTYHDSCYLGRYNEIYDEPRNSISKINKVNLVEMNRTRDRGFCCGAGGGRMFLEETEGKRINVERVEEALKLKPDVIASACPFCMIMLNDGVKSFETASDLVEIKDISELILESL, encoded by the coding sequence ATGAAAACAATAATATTCACAATTATACTAATCACCGCATTCACATTTTTCTTCTATAACTTAAGAAGAATGTTTGGCTACCTGAAAATCGGGCAAAAAGATAATCGGTTCGATAAGCCTTTACTGCGATTCAAAAATGTTATCCTCATTGGTATAGGGCAATCTAAGCTGCTGCGAGAACCATTCGCAGGTTTCATGCATGCATTCATATTTTGGGGATTCTTAGCTTTAATTATTGTTGTTGTTGAATCTATAATTCAAGGATTCATCCATGATTTTCATTTTTCTGGATTAAAGAGCGTTTATAGTATCATTACGGCAACACAAGATATTTTCAGTGTGTTAATCGTTTTAAGCGTTCTGGCAGCAATTTATAGAAGATTCATCCGGAAAGTTGAACGATTAAAATCCGAGCATGACGGCAATCTTGATGCTGCATTCATACTCGGAATGATTTTAATTGTTATAACTTCGATGGTGGCTCAGAATGTTTTTAACACAAACATTAGTGAATATGATTCGAGATTCATGAGTCCTGCTATTAGTGCAAATCTTGATTTTTCAGGAATTGATGTGAATTTTTATTACGAACTATTTTGGTGGATTCATATCGTAACGATATTTGTTTTTGTGAATTACCTCCCCTTTTCAAAACATTTCCATGTAATTACTTCCTTGCCAAATGTTTATTTCGCTAAGCTTGAACAACAAAGGGATCAAATCTCTCCAATTAATCTCGAAGATGAAAGTTTGACTCATTTCGGTGCTTTAGATGTTGAGCATCTAACTTGGAAACAATTATTCGATGGTTACACTTGTACTGAGTGCGGGCGATGTACTTCAGCTTGTCCAGCGAATAATACGGGAAAGACTCTTTCACCGCGAAAAGTGATTATGGATATTCGCCAAAGAGTTTTAGACAGAGCTAAGCAAAATTCTGCAATTACGGGAGAAGATCAGATTAAAACTCTTGTGCATAATTATATTTCTGATGAGGAAATTTGGGCATGTACGACTTGTAATGCTTGTGTCCATGAGTGTCCCGTGATGATTGAACATGTAGATTCAATTGTTGAGATGCGGCGAGGTTTAGTTTTATCCGAAGCTAACTTCCCGAATGAATTAAACGTTGTATTCAAAAACTTTGAGACAAATTTTACCCCTTGGGCTTTCAGTTATGAAGAACGTGCAGATTGGGCCGAAGGATTGGATATTCCAATAGCAAATCATAACAACGATGCAGAGTATTTGTTTTGGGTCGGTTGTGCCGGTTCATTTGATGAAAGGTATAAAAAAGTCAGCCGAGCATTTTCTCAATTAATGAAAAAAGGGGGGATAAGTTTTAAGATCCTTGGCAAGGAGGAAAAATGTAATGGAGATGCCGCTCGTCGATTGGGTAATGAATATCTTGCACAAATTCTTATGAAAGAAAATATCCAGACTCTTGAAAAATACAACATCAAAAAAATTATCACTGCGTGTCCTCATTGTTTTCATTCATTGAAAAATGAATACAAACAGTTTGGCGGTAATTACGAAGTCTATCACCATTCAGAAATAATTGGAAAACTGATTAAGGAAGGTTCTATAAATCTACAAAATGAATTAGCTAAAACTGTGACTTATCACGATTCGTGCTATCTTGGACGTTACAATGAAATCTACGATGAACCGCGTAATTCGATCAGCAAAATAAACAAAGTTAATTTAGTGGAAATGAATCGAACGCGAGATCGAGGATTCTGCTGCGGAGCTGGAGGTGGGAGAATGTTTCTCGAAGAAACTGAAGGGAAACGGATCAACGTTGAGCGCGTCGAAGAAGCTCTCAAACTGAAACCCGATGTGATTGCATCTGCATGTCCATTTTGCATGATTATGCTCAATGATGGAGTGAAGTCATTCGAAACGGCAAGTGATCTTGTAGAGATTAAAGATATTTCCGAATTAATTTTGGAATCTCTTTGA
- the eutM gene encoding ethanolamine utilization microcompartment protein EutM: MTLDALGMIETKGLVGSIEAADAMVKAAKVELIGKETIGGGYVTVMVRGDVGAVKAATDAGAAAAQRVGELVSVHVIPRPHSDVELILPKRSK; encoded by the coding sequence ATGACACTTGATGCCCTTGGCATGATTGAAACAAAAGGTCTTGTCGGTTCGATTGAAGCTGCCGACGCAATGGTAAAGGCCGCGAAGGTCGAATTGATTGGAAAAGAAACCATAGGTGGTGGTTATGTTACAGTTATGGTTCGTGGTGATGTCGGAGCAGTAAAAGCTGCAACAGATGCAGGTGCAGCCGCCGCGCAACGCGTTGGTGAACTTGTTTCAGTTCATGTAATTCCGCGTCCACATTCAGATGTCGAATTAATTTTACCCAAAAGATCAAAATAA
- a CDS encoding response regulator: MKKILYIEDNPDSQELVKIYFRGLAELDCFDMAENIMQIVTDNHYDLILMDINLPGRIDGVDAVKLLRRDERFKKIPIIAVTAYAMVGDRERFLEVGCDDYISKPFFKQALLDKAVKFL; the protein is encoded by the coding sequence ATGAAGAAAATTTTATACATAGAAGACAATCCTGACTCACAAGAGCTCGTAAAAATATATTTTCGTGGTCTTGCTGAACTTGATTGTTTTGATATGGCAGAAAATATTATGCAAATAGTTACTGATAATCATTACGATTTGATTCTGATGGATATCAATCTCCCCGGCAGAATCGATGGAGTTGATGCAGTAAAGCTGCTTCGACGGGACGAACGATTTAAGAAGATTCCAATTATTGCTGTAACGGCGTATGCAATGGTAGGCGATCGGGAAAGATTTCTTGAAGTTGGATGTGATGACTATATTTCTAAGCCGTTCTTTAAACAGGCTTTACTTGATAAAGCGGTTAAATTCTTATAA
- a CDS encoding histone H1: MSKLEELKFFIDSMQPDYEKFYMKGQNAAGTRLRKGLQELRKKAQDFRNEIQQERINRKAEKSS, encoded by the coding sequence ATGAGCAAATTAGAAGAATTAAAGTTCTTTATAGACTCTATGCAGCCTGATTACGAGAAATTCTATATGAAGGGGCAAAATGCCGCTGGAACTCGTTTAAGAAAAGGATTGCAGGAATTAAGAAAAAAAGCCCAAGATTTTCGGAATGAAATTCAGCAAGAAAGAATTAACCGAAAAGCTGAAAAAAGCAGCTAA
- a CDS encoding CapA family protein: MFKIWALISIVYISTLFQLLSSDNNVSQFTITNSDSIKTINILCVGDLMCHKPQAEGAYIDSLKSYDFNPSFRFVRELLSSGDIVIGNFETVTAGGAYSGYPLFNSPDEFLHAIKNAGFNVLVTSNNHCLDRGEKGLIRTANLIDDLGITRVGTFLSSNDRDSIRVLKIADFQIAVLAYTYGTNGVRLPEAKSYLVNQINDNQISSDINRCKILGVDLVLVYFHFGDEYQLYPNSWQKSIVEKTFSLGADIIISSHPHVIQPLELIELGDESKLDTGLVAFSLGNFISNQRGRFKQAGVILEIELEKNLVTNTSRISLVKSHPTWVHIERINAKTSHVIIPLTSYNKELYSKQDLSLMEQARSDTWNQLSGEHKILSNKKSSGGTKSPD; the protein is encoded by the coding sequence ATGTTCAAAATTTGGGCTTTGATCTCTATCGTATACATTTCTACTCTCTTCCAACTGTTGAGTTCGGATAATAACGTCTCTCAGTTTACAATTACGAACAGTGATTCAATTAAAACCATCAATATCCTTTGTGTCGGCGATTTAATGTGCCATAAACCTCAAGCAGAGGGTGCTTATATTGATTCGTTGAAAAGCTATGACTTCAATCCAAGTTTTAGATTCGTTCGTGAATTACTATCAAGCGGAGATATAGTTATTGGCAATTTCGAAACTGTAACTGCAGGAGGTGCATATTCTGGTTATCCACTCTTCAACTCGCCTGATGAATTTTTACATGCAATTAAAAATGCTGGTTTTAATGTATTAGTGACCTCCAATAATCATTGTCTCGATAGAGGCGAGAAGGGATTGATTCGTACAGCCAATTTAATTGATGATCTCGGGATCACAAGAGTTGGTACATTTTTATCTTCCAATGATAGAGACTCAATTAGAGTATTGAAAATCGCTGATTTCCAAATTGCTGTTTTAGCTTACACTTATGGCACGAATGGAGTTCGATTGCCTGAAGCGAAAAGTTATCTTGTAAATCAGATTAATGATAATCAGATCAGTTCTGATATCAATCGATGCAAAATATTAGGGGTGGATTTAGTTCTTGTCTATTTTCATTTCGGTGATGAATATCAACTTTATCCTAATTCTTGGCAAAAAAGTATAGTGGAGAAGACTTTTTCACTTGGTGCAGATATTATCATTAGCTCACATCCACATGTTATTCAACCTCTGGAATTAATAGAACTTGGTGATGAATCAAAACTCGATACTGGACTTGTTGCGTTTTCACTCGGAAATTTCATCTCAAATCAAAGAGGAAGATTTAAGCAAGCAGGAGTAATTCTTGAAATTGAGCTCGAAAAGAATTTGGTAACAAATACTAGCCGCATTTCTTTGGTTAAATCTCATCCGACTTGGGTTCATATAGAAAGAATTAATGCAAAGACTTCCCACGTAATAATTCCCCTGACAAGCTATAACAAAGAATTATACTCGAAACAGGATCTTTCTTTAATGGAACAAGCGAGGTCGGATACTTGGAATCAGCTTTCAGGTGAACATAAAATTTTATCAAATAAAAAATCCTCAGGAGGGACAAAATCACCCGATTGA
- a CDS encoding sulfite exporter TauE/SafE family protein yields the protein MEILVAAAYLLLGLLVGFIAGAFGLGGGVIMVPAFLYLFKFHGFSNEIIPFLAIGTSLFASTAASSAGTYRHLKNKNLNIKVGILFGLFAVVASSSLSFVAVSLPAKTLKLIFGFVLILVTIRLFMQNGIKDVEDQKPAKYSYLFAPIFGGMVGSLSAFAGVGGGIIAVPILHYIFKLPFKKAIGTSNIIIIFSAFAAAVSYIITGLQNSSLPQFTLGYIFLLAGIPAGIGAILSAGMGAQYSFVSQNRKLKILFALLILLVDLKIFFDVLN from the coding sequence ATGGAAATTCTCGTTGCTGCAGCATATCTTTTGCTCGGCTTATTAGTTGGTTTTATTGCTGGCGCTTTTGGATTGGGTGGCGGTGTAATAATGGTACCTGCATTTTTGTACCTTTTTAAGTTCCACGGCTTCTCAAATGAGATAATCCCATTTCTCGCAATCGGAACAAGTCTTTTTGCTTCAACTGCAGCTTCATCGGCTGGGACTTATAGACACCTTAAAAACAAAAATCTTAATATCAAAGTTGGAATACTCTTTGGCTTATTTGCAGTTGTAGCGAGTTCCTCACTATCTTTTGTTGCTGTTAGTTTACCAGCGAAGACTCTAAAATTGATTTTTGGTTTTGTACTAATTCTTGTTACAATACGTCTATTCATGCAGAATGGGATCAAAGATGTTGAGGATCAAAAACCAGCAAAGTATTCATATTTGTTTGCTCCTATCTTTGGCGGAATGGTTGGCTCACTTTCGGCATTTGCGGGCGTAGGCGGAGGAATCATTGCTGTTCCAATTCTGCATTATATATTCAAACTTCCATTTAAGAAAGCGATTGGGACAAGTAATATAATAATTATTTTTTCAGCATTCGCAGCGGCCGTATCATATATTATAACTGGATTGCAAAATTCAAGCCTGCCTCAATTTACACTTGGATATATTTTCCTGCTCGCAGGTATTCCGGCTGGAATTGGTGCTATCCTCTCGGCAGGAATGGGAGCTCAATATTCATTCGTATCTCAAAACAGAAAATTGAAAATTCTATTCGCATTGTTGATCCTATTAGTGGATTTAAAAATTTTCTTTGATGTTTTGAATTGA
- a CDS encoding BMC domain-containing protein: MELALGLVETKGLVGAIEAADAMTKTANVKLLGKEIVKGALVTVKIIGEVAAVKASVDAGAAAAQRVGQLVSIHVIPRPDDQIDFVVDESEKKSTPVKEKQKRSSLKKESIDELFGTEEKSSIEVTETFEDENLSKMTVEELRRLARKTPGFPILGREISRANKSLLLDYFKNLK, translated from the coding sequence ATGGAATTAGCTCTTGGATTAGTTGAAACTAAGGGATTAGTAGGTGCAATAGAAGCAGCTGATGCAATGACGAAAACTGCAAATGTTAAACTGCTTGGAAAAGAAATTGTTAAGGGTGCATTAGTTACAGTAAAGATAATTGGTGAAGTCGCGGCTGTGAAAGCTTCCGTTGATGCTGGTGCTGCTGCCGCTCAGCGAGTGGGTCAGTTAGTTTCAATTCATGTAATACCCCGTCCGGATGATCAAATTGATTTTGTTGTTGATGAAAGTGAAAAGAAAAGTACGCCAGTTAAGGAAAAGCAAAAACGTTCTTCACTTAAAAAAGAATCAATTGATGAACTTTTCGGTACTGAAGAAAAATCCTCAATTGAAGTGACTGAAACGTTTGAAGATGAAAATCTTTCGAAAATGACGGTTGAAGAACTTCGTCGCTTGGCAAGAAAAACCCCTGGGTTTCCAATCCTAGGACGCGAAATTTCAAGAGCAAATAAGTCGTTATTATTGGACTATTTCAAAAATCTTAAATAG
- the tmk gene encoding dTMP kinase, which yields MFITFEGIDASGKSTHVKLLEKYFLEQGRKVIIVREPGGTKVSEEIRKILLSKKNLEMVRECEIFLFCASRTQLVQETILPKLKEGYVVISDRFHDSTTAYQGAGREISPEDINTLHKIAIDGCLPHLTFFIDIEYEEALRRQTANKKSHDRIESTGKEFFDRVRDGYVEISKREPNRVHIINGYENVNKIHEKIVNIIKEKMELDKSL from the coding sequence ATGTTCATAACATTTGAAGGCATAGACGCATCAGGCAAATCCACGCATGTAAAACTTCTTGAAAAGTATTTTTTGGAGCAAGGTCGAAAGGTCATTATTGTCAGAGAACCAGGCGGTACAAAAGTCTCAGAGGAGATCCGAAAAATTCTTCTCTCAAAAAAAAATCTTGAAATGGTAAGAGAATGTGAAATATTCCTTTTTTGTGCCAGCCGCACTCAGTTGGTTCAAGAAACAATTCTCCCAAAGTTAAAGGAAGGTTACGTTGTAATCTCAGATCGATTTCATGATTCGACTACAGCTTATCAAGGAGCAGGACGTGAGATTTCACCAGAAGACATAAATACGCTTCATAAAATCGCAATCGATGGGTGTCTGCCGCATCTTACCTTTTTTATTGATATTGAGTATGAAGAAGCACTTAGAAGACAGACGGCAAATAAAAAAAGTCATGATAGAATAGAATCGACGGGTAAGGAATTTTTTGACAGGGTCCGTGATGGATATGTTGAGATAAGCAAGCGAGAGCCAAATCGTGTACACATCATAAACGGTTACGAGAACGTCAATAAAATTCACGAAAAGATTGTCAATATAATAAAAGAGAAAATGGAATTGGATAAAAGCTTATGA
- a CDS encoding alpha/beta hydrolase — protein MKKDFQLVTSRGNLVRISTYFISAPDTSPCVFLVHGFKGFKDWGFGPFLCEKLAESGFFAVGFNFSHNGVGEDLFNFSELDKFANNTITLEVEELGEVVNFYKNSGLGFKPKNNQIGLIGHSRGGAISLIYSAENSDVKALALWAAVSQLDRYSERQKSAWMKNGFFEVLNTRTNQVMRLNSVLLEDIIENMNRFDLMSKIAKINAPALIVHGEQDLAVPVAEAYELYQSSKIENSELLLIEKTGHTFDIVHPFQGSNKKFDFVIERTIEFFQEKLNQKDL, from the coding sequence ATGAAGAAAGATTTTCAATTGGTAACTTCCCGAGGAAATCTTGTGAGGATATCGACCTATTTTATTTCTGCCCCCGATACTTCACCATGTGTTTTTTTAGTACATGGTTTTAAGGGATTTAAAGATTGGGGTTTTGGTCCTTTCCTATGTGAAAAACTTGCAGAATCTGGTTTCTTCGCAGTTGGTTTCAATTTCTCTCATAATGGAGTTGGGGAGGACTTATTCAATTTTTCTGAATTGGATAAGTTTGCCAATAATACAATTACACTCGAAGTTGAAGAACTCGGAGAAGTAGTTAACTTTTATAAAAATAGCGGTTTGGGTTTTAAACCAAAAAATAATCAAATAGGATTGATAGGACACTCAAGAGGTGGAGCGATTTCATTAATCTACTCGGCTGAAAACTCTGATGTTAAAGCCTTGGCACTTTGGGCTGCTGTTTCGCAATTAGATAGATATTCAGAAAGACAGAAGAGTGCATGGATGAAAAATGGATTTTTCGAAGTTTTGAACACTCGAACAAATCAAGTTATGCGTTTGAACAGTGTGCTTTTGGAAGATATAATAGAAAACATGAATCGATTTGATCTGATGAGCAAAATCGCGAAAATTAATGCACCTGCACTTATTGTTCATGGTGAACAAGATCTCGCCGTTCCTGTAGCTGAAGCGTATGAGCTCTATCAATCCTCAAAGATTGAAAATTCCGAATTGCTTTTAATTGAAAAAACCGGTCATACGTTTGATATCGTTCATCCATTTCAAGGAAGTAATAAAAAATTCGATTTCGTTATTGAACGAACCATTGAATTTTTTCAAGAAAAATTAAACCAAAAAGATTTATGA
- a CDS encoding deoxyhypusine synthase: MKKKYLSGKKISTKSIPSNVKIVDLVDNYFQAYNAGRLHDACRLFVDKMLEPDVTVGMSLTGALTPAGLGGTCIVPLIKAGFIDWIVSTGANLYHDTHFGIGLNLHKGSPFYNDVSLRENEVVRIYDIVFDYNVLLSTDSFYRKVLRSAAFQKEMSTAEFHYILGKFVYEREKALKIPHQSLLSNAYLHKVPVYTSSPGDSSIGMNVAALEFHGSKLKFDVNKDVNETTAIVLDAKLNEGKSAVLIFGGGSPKNFMLQTEPQIQEVLRIDEKGHDYFLQITDARPDTGGLSGATPAEAVSWGKVDPNRLPDAVVCYCDTTIAMPIITSYSLSAKKRRKHKKLYLKLDKMMKQLESAHRYSLKKNKKW, translated from the coding sequence ATGAAAAAGAAATATCTTTCAGGAAAAAAGATCTCGACTAAATCAATTCCATCGAATGTAAAAATAGTGGATTTAGTGGATAATTATTTTCAAGCATATAATGCCGGCAGATTGCATGATGCGTGCAGGTTGTTTGTTGATAAAATGTTAGAACCGGATGTCACAGTCGGGATGAGCTTAACTGGCGCATTAACTCCTGCCGGGCTGGGTGGAACTTGCATTGTTCCATTAATTAAAGCTGGTTTTATTGATTGGATTGTGAGCACAGGTGCAAATTTATATCATGATACGCATTTCGGAATTGGTTTAAATCTGCACAAAGGGAGTCCTTTTTATAATGACGTTTCACTTCGTGAAAATGAAGTTGTTCGGATTTATGACATAGTATTTGATTATAATGTGCTTCTTTCCACAGATTCTTTCTATAGAAAAGTCCTAAGATCCGCCGCATTTCAGAAAGAAATGAGTACTGCAGAATTTCATTATATCTTAGGAAAATTTGTGTATGAAAGGGAGAAAGCGCTGAAAATCCCCCATCAAAGTCTTTTATCAAATGCGTATCTCCACAAAGTTCCCGTTTATACTTCTTCTCCTGGAGATAGTTCAATAGGTATGAATGTAGCAGCGCTAGAATTTCATGGAAGTAAACTAAAATTTGATGTCAATAAAGATGTTAATGAAACAACTGCAATCGTGCTGGATGCTAAACTAAACGAAGGAAAAAGTGCAGTTTTAATATTTGGAGGAGGCTCTCCAAAAAATTTTATGCTTCAAACTGAACCCCAAATTCAAGAAGTTTTAAGAATTGATGAAAAAGGACACGATTATTTTCTGCAAATTACTGATGCTCGACCAGATACGGGTGGACTTTCAGGCGCTACACCGGCAGAAGCTGTTAGCTGGGGGAAAGTTGATCCGAATCGACTCCCTGATGCTGTTGTATGTTATTGCGACACGACAATTGCAATGCCTATAATTACTTCCTATTCGTTATCAGCAAAAAAGAGAAGAAAGCATAAAAAACTATATCTAAAGTTAGATAAGATGATGAAGCAACTTGAGTCAGCTCATCGCTATTCTTTGAAAAAAAACAAAAAGTGGTAA